The following are encoded in a window of Vigna unguiculata cultivar IT97K-499-35 chromosome 8, ASM411807v1, whole genome shotgun sequence genomic DNA:
- the LOC114194946 gene encoding uncharacterized protein LOC114194946, with the protein MVDAMQPPIAVQPRVRIAPTRVPIVEDFCITSQQSSLAKPLLMKQMHGSANAGMQQQMQTREEQDITEEWRCLKFERGLKHELKKVVTPLKERIFPVLVEQAKSAEHLEEGLGPVIRHQKNVAKRNCPQLKSPPCGQGSSRKCFICDQPGHFANQCPKKKTSATKKSSVSRVERARAVGRVFAMTSTEATQSSNLIMQSCLLGGKNVFVLFDSRATHSFISDAFVTKLSLERHDLDCELLVSTTSLGHMPTSSVCVGCVIEVAGRRFKVNLVCLPLEGLDVILGMDWLSNNHIMINCGRCNLVFSEHAGLELISTHQVLKELQGEAMCFMVVAKPKKKTVVEMIQSIPVTIEYANVFPDEVPRLSPIGKAVDYR; encoded by the exons atggtggatgcgatgcagcCACCTATAGCAGTGCAGCCCAGGGTAAGGATTGCGCCAACTAGGGTGCCCATTGTGGAGGATTTCTGCATCACAAGCCAGCAGAGTTCATTGGCAAAGCCTCTCCTGATGAAACAGATGCATGGCTCCGCAAAT GCAGGaatgcaacaacagatgcagACCCGAGAAGAACAG GATATTACAGAAGAGTGGAGGTGCCTGAAGTTTGAGCGAGGACTCAAACATGAACTAAAGAAGGTGGTGACACCTTTGAAGGAGAGAATATTTCCGGTCTTGGTGGAACAGGCCAAGAGTGCTGAGCATTTGGAGGAGGGTCTGGGTCCCGTTATTAGACATCAGAAGAATGTCGCCAAG AGGAACTGCCCGCAATTGAAGAGTCCACCTTGCGGACAGGGGAGCAGTCGTAAGTGCTTCATATGCGATCAGCCTGGGCATTTTGCTAACCAATGCCCAAAGAAGAAGACCAGTGCGACGAAGAAATCATCAGTCTCTAGAGTAGAGAGAGCTAGAGCTGTTGGGAGAGTTTTTGCTATGACATCTACAGAAGCTACACAGTCAAGTAACCTCATCATGCAATCTTGTTTACTTGGGGGGAAGAATGTGTTTGTATTATTTGACTCTAGAGCAACACATTCTTTTATTTCCGATGCATTTGTGACAAAACTAAGCTTGGAGAGACATGACTTGGACTGTGAGTTGCTGGTTTCAACTACATCTTTGGGTCATATGCCTACTAGTTCAGTCTGTGTTGGGTGTGTGATTGAAGTGGCAGGTCGCCGATTCAAAGTGAACCTGGTGTGCTTGCCTCTGGAGGGGTTGGACGTTATACTTGGGATGGACTGGCTGTCTAACAACCACATCATGATCAACTGTGGACGGTGCAATTTGGTATTCTCAGAACATGCAGGGTTAGAGTTGATATCAACTCACCAGGTACTGAAGGAACTACAAGGAGAGGCCATGTGTTTTATGGTGGTGGCCAagccaaaaaagaaaactgttGTAGAGATGATCCAATCCATACCAGTGACCATCGAATATGCGAATGTCTTTCCTGATGAAGTGCCAAGATTGTCGCCTATTGGAAAAGCAGTGGATTACAGATAG